ACTTTGCTCAGTTGAAATAAAGGGGGAAAGAACCTTAAAACCAGCTTGTGTAACAAAAATAACCGATGGTATGGAAATTTTTACTCATTCTCAAAGAGTAAGAAAGACAAGAAAAACTATCATGGAATTGATAATAGCTTCTCATGGAATAAATTGCAACTTAAATTGTCTTACATGTTCAAAATCCGGCAGTTGTGAGATAAAAGAGGTTGCCGAAGAAATAGGTGTAACTGAAATAAGGGTCCCTCCAATATCTAATGGTCTACCAGAAGATAGAAGCAGTTATTCAATTGTGAGAGAACCACAAAAATGTATCGTTTGTAACCGGTGCGTCAGAAAATGCTCAGAAGTCCAGTCGGTTAACATATTAACGATTGCAAATAGAGGGCCAGATACATACGTGACAACTTTCATGGACAAAGGTATGGGGAACGTAGATTGTACAAATTGTGGGCAATGTATTTTAGAATGCCCCACAGGAGCATTACACGAGGTCTACCAAATGGATCAAGTATGGGCTGCTCTCTCTGACGAAAGTAAATATGTAATCGTGCAAACGGCTCCTGCCGTTAGAGTTGCAATAGCTGAAGAATTCGGAGCGGAACCAGGAAAAATCGCAACAAAACAAATGGTTGCGGGCTTAAGATTGTTAGGATTTGATAAAGTCTTCGATACTAACTTTGCTGCTGACTTAACGATAATGGAAGAAGCAAATGAATTCATTGAAAGATTCAAAAATAATGGAAAGCTTCCTTTATTCACGTCCTGTAGTCCCGGATGGGTTAAATTCTTAGAACATAATTATCCCGAATTTATTGATAACCTTTCATCGTGTAAATCTCCTCAACAGATGTTTGGAGCTATTGCCAAAACATATTATGCAAACAAATTAGGAATCTCAAAAGAAGATACGGTTGTCGTTTCTGTCATGCCATGTACCGCCAAGAAATTTGAACGAGTTAGGTCAGAAATGAAGGGTGATGTTGATTATGTATTAACTACCCGTGAATTGGCAAAAATGTTTAAACTAGCTGGCATAGATTTGTTGAACGTTCCACAGGAGGAGTACGATGAACCTCTAGGTATCTCTTCTGGTGCCGGTGCAATTTTTGGAGCAACGGGTGGTGTTATGGAAGCTGCTCTTAGGACTGCCTACGAAGTAATAACCGGTAAAGAATTAGAAAAATTGGACTTTGAATCCGTTAGAGGCATCGAAGGAATAAAGCAAGCTACTGTAGAAATTGATGGAATAAATTTAAAAGTGGCTGTCGTGAATGGTTTAGGGAACGCCAGAAAGGTTTTAGAAATGATCAAAAGCGGTGAAAAAGAGTTTCAATTTGTGGAATTCATGGCATGTCCAGGTGGATGTATTGGTGGAGGTGGTCAACCTATCCCAACAAACAATGAAATACTCCTAAAAAGGATGCAAGCGATATACGAAATTGACAGATCCCTGTCAATAAGAAAATCTCATGAAAACCCTGCTATCAAAACTTTATACGAAGAATTTCTTGGAGAACCATTAAGCGAGAAATCTCATGAATTGTTGCACACAACCTATATTGCAAGAAGCTAATAAGGGCCTTTTGGCCCTTATTTTTCAATAGGCAAAAATAAAGAAAACACAGTTCCTTTTCCAACTTCACTCTTCACTTCTATTCTTCCATCATGAGCATTAACGATCTCTTTAACAATTGCCAGTCCTAATCCAGTACTTTTTTCACTGCTTGTCCTTGCTTTATCTCCCCTATAGAAACGATCGAATATTCTATTTAAATCTTCTTTAGGAATACCTCTACCAGTGTCTTCTATAGATATTTTAGCAAAATTACCTTTTTTAACAGAAGAAATAGTAACTTTCCCTTTATCCGTATATTTTAAAGAATTATCTAAAATATTTATAATAGCTTCTTTTAATTTATCTTTATCTGCCCTGATATATAGCTCTTCCAACTTTGCAACTTCTAATGCTAAACCTTTGTTGAGGTACAAAGGACTAACTTTTTTTATTACTTCTTCCAACAAAGATTTCAAATTAGTTTTGGTAAAATTGTAAAATTGAGTTTTGTTATCACTCCTGGCTAAAAATAGCAATTTATCTATAATTTCTGACATATAAGAAGTTTCTTCTAAGATCAACTCTAAAGATTTTTTATACTCCTCTATCGACCTGTCTTTTTTCAAAGACAAACTACTTTCCGCTTGTATTATCGAAAGTGGGGTTCTTAAATCGTGAGAAACATCTGCGGTGAATTGCTTCTGTTGTTCAAAGGCTTTTTCAAGTCTCGAAATCATTTGATTCAACGTGGAAGCTAGCCTTCCTAACTCATCTTGCGTTTTTACTTTTATCCTTTCATTTAAATTATTTTCTTCGATATTTTTTGCCGTATCTATAATTTTTTCAACAGGTTTAAGAGAACTATCGGCATAAAAAAATCCCCCTATCCCAGCAAGAATCATTACCAAAACACCAGTCGATATCAGAATCATTTTCAAACGAGCCAAAACATTCTCTATCTCATTAGTAAATCTTCCAATGATTATGACAACATTCGAATTTTCTTTTAGCTTTGCAGTTGAAACATAAAATCTAGTGTTCCAATTGAAGTCGGTGGTTAAATTGAAGAAAAATGTTTCGCCTGCATTGGCTTTTTGTACCTTCCCCTGAATGTCTGGTATTTTTATAAGATAGCCATAAAACCTTAATAAACTAGCATCATCACTATAAATGTAAATCATTTCGTTTGGCAACGCTTTTATATTTTCAATATCTTCAACATTTTCTGTTTTTTCTAATACTCCTTTAAAATCACCCATTCTTGTCAACAAAAAATTATCAATATTATCATATAGG
The sequence above is drawn from the Petrotoga mexicana DSM 14811 genome and encodes:
- a CDS encoding NADH-dependent [FeFe] hydrogenase, group A6, which translates into the protein MKVKINNREYEFDQEISILDATKKAHIKIPTLCYSEKLEPFGSCRLCSVEIKGERTLKPACVTKITDGMEIFTHSQRVRKTRKTIMELIIASHGINCNLNCLTCSKSGSCEIKEVAEEIGVTEIRVPPISNGLPEDRSSYSIVREPQKCIVCNRCVRKCSEVQSVNILTIANRGPDTYVTTFMDKGMGNVDCTNCGQCILECPTGALHEVYQMDQVWAALSDESKYVIVQTAPAVRVAIAEEFGAEPGKIATKQMVAGLRLLGFDKVFDTNFAADLTIMEEANEFIERFKNNGKLPLFTSCSPGWVKFLEHNYPEFIDNLSSCKSPQQMFGAIAKTYYANKLGISKEDTVVVSVMPCTAKKFERVRSEMKGDVDYVLTTRELAKMFKLAGIDLLNVPQEEYDEPLGISSGAGAIFGATGGVMEAALRTAYEVITGKELEKLDFESVRGIEGIKQATVEIDGINLKVAVVNGLGNARKVLEMIKSGEKEFQFVEFMACPGGCIGGGGQPIPTNNEILLKRMQAIYEIDRSLSIRKSHENPAIKTLYEEFLGEPLSEKSHELLHTTYIARS
- a CDS encoding sensor histidine kinase; translated protein: MTVWYLLIMAILLLVFGLSSYYALSYSLYDNIDNFLLTRMGDFKGVLEKTENVEDIENIKALPNEMIYIYSDDASLLRFYGYLIKIPDIQGKVQKANAGETFFFNLTTDFNWNTRFYVSTAKLKENSNVVIIIGRFTNEIENVLARLKMILISTGVLVMILAGIGGFFYADSSLKPVEKIIDTAKNIEENNLNERIKVKTQDELGRLASTLNQMISRLEKAFEQQKQFTADVSHDLRTPLSIIQAESSLSLKKDRSIEEYKKSLELILEETSYMSEIIDKLLFLARSDNKTQFYNFTKTNLKSLLEEVIKKVSPLYLNKGLALEVAKLEELYIRADKDKLKEAIINILDNSLKYTDKGKVTISSVKKGNFAKISIEDTGRGIPKEDLNRIFDRFYRGDKARTSSEKSTGLGLAIVKEIVNAHDGRIEVKSEVGKGTVFSLFLPIEK